In Helianthus annuus cultivar XRQ/B chromosome 8, HanXRQr2.0-SUNRISE, whole genome shotgun sequence, a single genomic region encodes these proteins:
- the LOC118481320 gene encoding uncharacterized protein LOC118481320, whose amino-acid sequence MSFYKSMSALTRDFLVIPLHFSKIWLSSAVGDNMVVIKSINEKVWNVNFSKNNGTFAFTEGWSKVVCDLSLSDGCILLFKQVNPYNYILTPFFKETPYPLCDPGISLFLSISSLPNRNYIESFCHVFNDQSVNTLLLPTFVVKNTIGVGKLRRPMKVHLNSWDSLDVSVEKDSDSKCYFFTNGWNNIVQHLGVRTQNLVVLRYIFDYNFQLTLFDVNGYEVVIPRLALKFNSDPGFPSSTPLVNNVDDFHRDDDIKSELDPEVDVLIEPSDADESVGGSSDSDLSVDDDFDDDDFEDSTSESDDDKKDPDYQPLEFEWEYHPRHFRLNSKVASLARVDVSGKMTVQNLAGVDTVITFRPEVHGGGFRYVANAWRTKFTKPNGIIAPHRCTFVYSPDEDKLILKKVSK is encoded by the exons ATGTCTTTTTACAAGTCAATGTCTGCACTTACCAGAGATTTTTTG GTTATTCCTCTTCATTTTTCAAAGATATGGTTATCTTCTGCTGTTGGTGATAATATGGTAGTCATAAAGAGTATCAACGAAAAGGTGTGGAATGTTAATTTCTCCAAGAACAATGGTACCTTTGCCTTTACAGAAGGATGGTCAAAGGTTGTATGTGACCTTTCTTTATCTGATGGTTGTATACTTCTTTTCAAGCAAGTTAATCCGTATAATTATATACTCACACCTTTTTTCAAGGAAACACCTTATCCACTATGTGATCCAGGCATCTCTTTGTTTCTATCCATCTCATCTTTGCCGAATAGGAATTACATAGAGTCGTTCTGTCATGTTTTCAATGATCAAAGTGTTAATACACTG cttctTCCTACGTTTGTTGTTAAAAACACTATTGGTGTTGGTAAACTTAGAAGACCAATGAAGGTTCATCTAAATTCATGGGACTCTTTAGATGTTTCTGTAGAGAAAGATTCTGATAGCAAATGTTACTTTTTTACCAATGGTTGGAACAACATTGTGCAACATCTAGGGGTTCGTACTCAAAATCTGGTTGTTTTACGCTATATCTTTGATTACAACTTTCAGTTGACATTGTTTGATGTGAATGGATATGAGGTTGTTATCCCTAGGCTTGCTTTAAAGTTTAATTCTGATCCTGGATTTCCATCTTCAACTCCGTTGGTAAACAATGTTGATGATTTTCATCGTGATGATGATATAAAATCTGAACTTGATCCGGAGGTAGATGTTTTAATTGAGCCATCTGATGCTGATGAATCTGTTGGTGGTAGTTCTGACAGTGATTTATCGGTTGATGATGATTTcgatgatgatgactttgaagaTTCTACctctgaatctgatgatgacAAAAAGGACCCCGATTATCAGCCTTTAGAATTTGAATGGGAGTATCATCCACGTCATTTC CGACTGAATAGCAAAGTTGCAAGTCTAGCTCGTGTTGATGTATCTGGGAAGATGACAGTTCAAAATCTGGCTGGCGTTGATACTGTTATTACTTTTCGACCAGAGGTACATGGTGGAGGATTCAGATATGTTGCGAATGCATGGCGTACCAAGTTCACAAAGCCTAATGGAATCATTGCACCTCATAGATGCACTTTTGTATACTCTCCTGATGAAGATAAGTTGATTTTGAAGAAAGTTTCGAAGTAG
- the LOC118481058 gene encoding replication protein A 70 kDa DNA-binding subunit E-like: MEVAKVTMLNDLNSYSNNYSIRVKIVSTSRKMMNQNKNETYRLDMIFMDEMGNMIQASCLHKLLERFEEFLQLDECIQITKPSLAANKSSSKVVNRNEKISLYFYTSVEKVVDWCGPKYKFNFVNLKDVVQNKVEVNTAIDFIGFVEVCFNIEDTTKKDGSKGKRLNLKIEDLEGQKCPVTLWDSFAVDMFNYMNDKKREKYVVIICHFGTVNLYKGKRGVANSFDLSRLFIDNADIEEISSFRERYVAKVSSSSSSNDNGGSYLISTVEDEFLNKGDFMLIGLLGTVLEKKKVLVIGTVTAICTDKLWYYNGCNHCKSRVEDRFVTKEGDDGSCDAGETKGLVCTNNECQGVDIYAIPRFKIPIRVQDSSGTVSLTLFDYEAFKIFKKSAKDLLAVQDQVI, translated from the exons ATGGAGGTTGCAAAGGTTACTATGCTTAATGATTTAAATAGTTATTCAAATAACTATTCCATTAGAGTGAAGATCGTTAGCACATCAAGGAAAATGATGAATCAGAATAAGAATGAAACATATCGGCTGGATATGATCTTTATGGATGAAATG GGCAATATGATACAAGCTAGCTGCCTTCATAAGTTGTTAGAAAGATTCGAAGAGTTCCTACAGCTTGATGAATGTATTCAGATTACTAAACCTTCTCTTGCTGCTAATAAGTCATCTTCTAAAGTGGTCAACAGGAATGAAAAAATATCTTTGTATTTTTACACTTCTGTTGAGAAAGTAGTTGACTGGTGTGGTCCGAAATACAAATTTAATTTTGTCAATCTaaaagatgttgttcagaataaAGTAGAAGTTAATACTGCTATTG ATTTCATTGGATTTGTGGAAGTGTGTTTCAACATTGAAGACACAACAAAGAAAGATGGCAGCAAAGGAAAAAGACTGAATCTGAAAATTGAAGATCTTGA AGGTCAAAAATGTCCTGTTACGTTGTGGGATTCTTTTGCTGTCGACATGTTTAATTACATGAATGACAAAAAACGCGAGAAATATGTTGTTATCATTTGCCACTTTGGTACAGTAAATCTTTACAAGG GAAAGCGTGGAGTGGCCAACAGTTTTGATCTAAGTAGGCTTTTTATTGATAACGCTGACATTGAAGAAATTTCTTCTTTCAGAGAGAG GTATGTTGCCAAAGTTTCATCTTCTTCCTCATCGAATGACAATGGTGGTTCTTATCTTATTTCAACGGTGGAAGATGAGTTCCTCAATAAAGGAGATTTCATGCTCATTGGTTTACTTGGAACAGTATTAGag aaaaagaAGGTGTTGGTTATTGGCACAGTCACGGCCATATGTACGGATAAGCTTTGGTATTACAATGGTTGTAACCACTGCAAATCACGTGTCGAGGATAGATTTGTAACCAAAGAGGGTGATGACGGTTCATGTGATGCTGGTGAAACAAAGGGTTTGGTTTGCACCAACAACGAATGTCAAGGAGTGGACATTTATGCAATTCCGCG tTTCAAGATACCTATCAGGGTCCAAGATTCATCTGGTACTGTTTCATTAACGCTGTTTGATTATGAAGCTTTCAAAATATTTAAGAAATCTGCAAAAGACTTACTTGCTGTCCAAGATCAGGTAATCTAA